In Streptomyces sp. NBC_01426, one genomic interval encodes:
- a CDS encoding DUF503 domain-containing protein — protein MYVGTLSFDLLLGDVHSLKEKRSVVRPIVAELQRKFSVSAAEVGDQDLHRRALIGVALVSGDAGFVSDVLDRCERLVAARPEVELLSVRRRLHGDED, from the coding sequence ATGTACGTGGGGACTCTGTCCTTCGATCTGCTCCTCGGCGACGTTCACTCGCTGAAGGAGAAACGCTCCGTCGTCCGGCCCATCGTCGCCGAGCTCCAACGCAAGTTCTCCGTGAGCGCGGCAGAGGTGGGCGACCAGGACCTGCATCGCAGGGCCCTCATAGGGGTCGCCCTGGTGAGTGGGGACGCGGGGTTCGTGTCGGACGTACTGGACCGCTGCGAGCGGTTGGTCGCGGCACGTCCTGAAGTGGAGCTGCTGTCGGTACGACGGCGGCTCCACGGTGATGAAGACTGA